One part of the Aspergillus luchuensis IFO 4308 DNA, chromosome 5, nearly complete sequence genome encodes these proteins:
- the PMK1 gene encoding mitogen-activated protein kinase (COG:T;~EggNog:ENOG410PFNJ;~InterPro:IPR017441,IPR008271,IPR003527,IPR000719, IPR011009;~PFAM:PF07714,PF00069;~go_function: GO:0004672 - protein kinase activity [Evidence IEA];~go_function: GO:0004707 - MAP kinase activity [Evidence IEA];~go_function: GO:0005524 - ATP binding [Evidence IEA];~go_process: GO:0006468 - protein phosphorylation [Evidence IEA]) — translation MVQQMPPQGGSRKISFNVSDQYEIQDVIGEGAYGVVCSAIHKPSGQKVAIKKITPFDHSMFCLRTLREMKLLRYFNHENIISILDIQRPRNYESFNEVYLIQELMETDMHRVIRTQDLSDDHCQYFIYQTLRALKAMHSANVLHRDLKPSNLLLNANCDLKVCDFGLARSAASTDDNSGFMTEYVATRWYRAPEIMLTFKEYTKAIDVWSVGCILAEMLSGKPLFPGKDYHHQLTLILDVLGTPTMEDYYGIKSRRAREYIRSLPFKKKIPFRAMFPKSNELALDLLEKLLAFNPAKRITVEEALRHPYLEPYHDPDDEPTAPPIPEGFFDFDKNKDALSKEQLKLLIYEEIMR, via the exons ATGGTGCAGCAAATGCCTCCTCAAGGGGGGTCGCGCAAGATCTCTTTCAACGTGTCCGACCAGTATGAGATCCAGGATGTTATTGGTGAGGGAGCTTACGGTGTCGTTTG CTCTGCTATTCACAAGCCCTCTGGCCAGAAGGTCGCCATCAAGAAGATCACTCCCTTCGACCACTCGATGTTCTGCTTGCGGACTCTGCGTGAGATGAAGCTGCTGCGCTACTTCAACCACGagaacatcatctccattcTGGATATCCAGAGGCCTCGGAATTATGAGAGCTTCAACGAGGTGTATCTGATTCAG GAACTGATGGAAACGGATATGCACCGGGTCATTCGTACCCAGGACCTCTCCGATGACCACTGCCAATACTTCATCTACCAAACCTTGCGTGCGCTTAAGGCCATGCACTCCGCCAACGTCCTTCACCGTGATCTCAAGCCCTCcaaccttctcctcaacGCAAACTGCGACCTGAAAGTCTGTGACTTTGGTCTGGCCCGGTCAGCCGCATCGACCGACGACAACTCTGGCTTCATGACGGAATACGTTGCGACGCGTTGGTACCGTGCCCCGGAGATTATGTTGACGTTCAAGGAATACACCAAGGCGATCGATGTCTGGAGTGTCGGCTGCATCTTGGCAGAAATGCTGAGTGGAAAGCCGCTTTTCCCCGGAAAggactaccaccaccaactgaCTCTGATCCTTGATGTCCTTGGCACACCAACCATGGAAGACTACTACGGCATCAAGTCTCGCCGGGCTCGGGAGTACATTCGCTCACTTCccttcaagaagaagatcccctTCCGCGCAATGTTCCCTAAGAGTAACGAGCTGGCGCTGGACCTTCTGGAAAAGCTTCTGGCGTTCAACCCTGCGAAGCGTATCACTGTTGAAGAGGCATTGCGTCATCCGTACCTTGAGCCCTACCATGACCCCGATGATGAGCCCACGGCGCCTCCGATCCCCGAAGGCTTCTTTGATTtcgacaagaacaaggatgcACTCAGCAAGGAGCAATTGAAGC TCCTGATCTACGAGGAGATTATGCGGTAA
- a CDS encoding uroporphyrinogen-III synthase HEM4 (BUSCO:EOG092634MM;~COG:H;~EggNog:ENOG410PK2G;~InterPro:IPR003754,IPR036108,IPR039793;~PFAM:PF02602;~go_function: GO:0004852 - uroporphyrinogen-III synthase activity [Evidence IEA];~go_process: GO:0006780 - uroporphyrinogen III biosynthetic process [Evidence IEA];~go_process: GO:0033014 - tetrapyrrole biosynthetic process [Evidence IEA]), with protein sequence MPSPENTNKPPIILLKTKSTPHDNYSDYFHQPTSNYTPTFIPVLSHNFHTERLRSIRALFTSGQLLPSQKNNDRKYGGLIFTSQRAVEGFGRVLAELDDDSSALNTLKTSSQNLPIYTVGPATSRSLTTTIVDKYLPHASIHGADTGNGEALAKYILEHYNSLYTTTTTSNPNGEDDVYNNKPPLLFLVGEQRRDIIPRTLMNPDLPPGEGVGVDEVVVYETGVMEGFEESFKGVIEREREVMKKNNTTEEGKGRVVWTVVFSPTGCEGMLRGLGYIGSEDGSGWGWRKVDGDGERRRFFVATIGPTTRDYLRREFGFEADVCAERPSPEGVGEGIERFMREMMKSSEET encoded by the exons ATGCCCTCCCCAGAAAATACCAACAAACCCCCGATAATCCTCCTCaaaaccaaatccaccccgCACGACAACTACTCCGACTACTTCCACCAACCGACCAGCAACTACACTCCCACCTTCATCCCAGTCCTCTCACACAACTTCCACACCGAGAGACTACGCTCGATCCGCGCACTCTTCACATCCGGCCAATTACTCCCTTCTCAGAAGAATAATGACCGAAAGTACGGCGGATTGATCTTCACCAGCCAGCGCGCAGTCGAAGGCTTCGGGAGAGTACTTGCTGAACTTGACGATG ACAGCTCAGCTCTAAACACACTAAAAACCTCCTCGCAAAACCTCCCCATCTACACCGTCGGACCCGCAACATCCcgctccctcaccaccaccatcgttGACAAATACCTACCGCACGCGAGCATCCACGGCGCAGATACAGGGAATGGAGAGGCGTTGGCGAAGTATATTCTCGAACACTATAATTCTCTgtataccaccactaccacatcAAATCCCAatggggaagatgatgtaTACAACAACAAGCCACCATTACTTTTCCTCGTCGGTGAACAACGACGGGATATTATCCCGCGGACACTTATGAATCCTGATCTCCCTCcgggggagggtgttggtgttgatgaggtggttgTGTATGAGACCGGGGTGATGGAGGGGTTTGAGGAGAGTTTTAAGGGGGTGattgagagggagagggaggttatgaagaagaataatactactgaggaggggaaagggagggtgGTGTGGACGGTGGTGTTTTCGCCGACGGGGTGTGAGGGGATGTTGAGGGGGTTGGGGTATATAGGTAGTGAGGATGGTAGTGGTTGGGGTTGGCggaaggtggatggggatggggagaggaggaggttcttTGTTGCGACGATTGGGCCGACGACGAGGGATTATTTGAGGAGGGAGTTTGGGTTTGAGGCGGATGTTTGTGCGGAGAGGCCGAGTCCtgagggggtgggggaggggattgaGAGGTTtatgagggagatgatgaaatCTTCTGAGGAGACTTAG